From Demequina capsici, one genomic window encodes:
- a CDS encoding YitT family protein has translation MTVIEPPLEVKKHALWEDVLALVVGAFMMSWGIYLLKAISGVSGGLAGVAFLTTYLTHWGFGVVYFAINIPFYYLAVKRLGWVFTVKTLTAVALVSVGSSLHPRFIQVGDLSPMYAAIFAGLSIGMGMLVLFRHGASAGGFGILAAYAQERFHIRAGFVQGALDLVVVLASLALVDPWILLCSVVGAVLLNFVIAINHRPGRYFG, from the coding sequence GTGACAGTCATCGAGCCGCCGCTCGAGGTGAAGAAGCACGCGCTGTGGGAGGACGTGCTGGCGCTGGTCGTCGGCGCGTTCATGATGTCGTGGGGCATCTACCTGCTCAAGGCCATCAGCGGGGTGTCGGGCGGTCTGGCCGGTGTCGCGTTCCTCACCACGTACCTCACGCACTGGGGCTTCGGCGTCGTGTACTTCGCGATCAACATCCCGTTCTACTACCTTGCAGTGAAACGTCTGGGGTGGGTCTTCACGGTGAAGACGCTCACGGCAGTCGCACTCGTGTCCGTGGGTTCCTCCTTGCATCCCCGCTTCATCCAGGTGGGCGATCTCAGCCCCATGTACGCCGCGATCTTCGCCGGGCTGTCGATCGGCATGGGCATGCTCGTGCTTTTCAGGCATGGCGCGAGCGCGGGCGGCTTCGGCATCCTCGCGGCCTACGCGCAGGAGCGCTTCCACATCCGCGCAGGCTTCGTGCAGGGCGCACTCGACCTGGTCGTGGTGCTTGCGTCGCTCGCCCTGGTGGATCCATGGATCCTGCTGTGCTCGGTCGTGGGTGCCGTGCTGCTGAACTTCGTCATCGCCATCAACCACCGGCCGGGTCGCTACTTCGGCTGA
- a CDS encoding MFS transporter — protein sequence MPSLSPVRIRLALLALALGGFGIGTTEFVAMGLLPDIARDLLPALYSQDPDAALARAGLLISAYAAGVVVGAPTIAAFAARFPRKRLLTALAVVFTLGTVASALAPTFPLVVIARFVAALPHGAYFGVAALVAADLMGPGRRGRAVALVLTGLTIANVVGVPAITYLGQHAGWRVAYLAVAAIFAATALAIVLAVPWQEGDPRATVRRELAAFTRPAVWFALLTGALGFGGFFAVYSYVSPLATDVAGLREAYVPIALVVLGIGMTVGNILGGRLADHGAMKAVFGLFGAFSVSLVVLIIGAGSVAGLAIGLLLVGASASAISPAIQTRLMDVASDSQTMAAAVNHSALNIGNSLGALLGGAVIAAGWGYVAPAWLGLALCVPGVGFALAGWWVTRRARPTGRVAPEPAPSELASVVD from the coding sequence ATGCCCTCGCTCAGCCCTGTACGGATCCGCCTCGCACTGCTCGCGCTCGCGCTCGGCGGATTCGGCATCGGCACCACGGAGTTCGTCGCGATGGGCCTGCTGCCCGACATCGCTCGTGACCTTCTGCCCGCCCTTTACTCGCAGGACCCTGATGCGGCTCTCGCACGTGCTGGACTCCTGATCTCCGCGTACGCGGCGGGCGTCGTCGTGGGAGCGCCGACCATCGCGGCCTTCGCTGCGAGGTTCCCGCGGAAGCGGCTCCTCACCGCGCTCGCAGTGGTGTTCACGCTCGGCACGGTCGCGTCGGCGCTCGCGCCCACCTTCCCGCTCGTCGTGATCGCACGCTTCGTCGCCGCCTTGCCACACGGCGCATACTTCGGAGTGGCGGCGCTCGTCGCCGCAGACCTGATGGGTCCCGGTCGACGAGGCAGGGCGGTGGCCCTCGTCCTCACGGGACTGACGATCGCGAATGTCGTCGGAGTGCCCGCGATCACGTACCTCGGCCAGCACGCGGGCTGGCGCGTCGCATATCTCGCGGTGGCCGCCATCTTCGCCGCGACCGCCCTTGCCATCGTGCTCGCGGTCCCGTGGCAGGAGGGCGATCCGCGTGCGACGGTGCGACGGGAGCTCGCCGCATTCACTCGACCGGCAGTGTGGTTCGCGCTCCTGACCGGCGCCCTGGGCTTCGGCGGGTTCTTCGCCGTCTACAGCTACGTGTCCCCGCTGGCCACCGACGTCGCCGGGCTGCGGGAAGCCTACGTGCCGATCGCCCTGGTCGTGCTCGGCATCGGGATGACGGTGGGCAACATCCTCGGCGGTCGCCTGGCCGACCACGGCGCGATGAAGGCCGTCTTCGGGCTCTTCGGCGCATTCTCCGTCTCGCTCGTCGTCCTGATCATCGGGGCGGGCAGCGTGGCGGGCCTGGCGATCGGGCTCCTGCTCGTCGGAGCGTCGGCATCGGCGATCTCTCCCGCGATCCAGACACGGCTCATGGATGTCGCCAGCGACAGCCAGACGATGGCCGCGGCCGTCAACCACTCTGCGCTCAACATCGGGAACAGCCTCGGCGCGCTCCTGGGCGGCGCGGTGATCGCCGCCGGTTGGGGCTACGTCGCACCTGCATGGCTGGGCCTCGCGCTGTGCGTCCCCGGCGTCGGGTTCGCGCTCGCCGGCTGGTGGGTCACCCGTCGCGCGCGGCCGACCGGCCGCGTCGCGCCCGAGCCCGCGCCGTCCGAGCTGGCCTCGGTCGTCGACTAG
- a CDS encoding glutathione peroxidase encodes MTTISDFSAITLEGEERSLAAYRGKVVLVVNTASKCGLTPQFEGLEAVYEQLHDAGLEILGFPCNQFAGQEPGDADQIGEFCQRNYGVTFPMFDKIDVNGSSAHPLYRWMKKQTGGLLRGGPIKWNFTKFLIGRDGAVVRRYAPTTEPAALLDDLRAELAKA; translated from the coding sequence ATGACAACCATCTCGGACTTCTCGGCCATCACTCTCGAGGGCGAGGAGCGCAGCCTCGCGGCCTACCGGGGCAAGGTGGTCCTCGTGGTGAACACCGCGTCGAAGTGCGGTCTCACGCCGCAGTTCGAGGGACTCGAGGCGGTGTACGAGCAGCTCCACGACGCCGGCCTCGAGATCCTTGGCTTCCCGTGCAACCAGTTCGCAGGCCAGGAGCCGGGCGATGCCGACCAGATCGGCGAGTTCTGCCAGCGCAACTACGGGGTCACCTTCCCGATGTTCGACAAGATCGATGTCAACGGCTCGAGCGCGCATCCGCTGTACCGCTGGATGAAGAAGCAGACAGGCGGGCTGCTCCGAGGCGGTCCCATCAAGTGGAACTTCACCAAGTTCCTCATCGGCAGGGATGGCGCCGTGGTGCGCCGTTACGCCCCCACCACCGAGCCTGCGGCGCTCCTCGACGACCTCAGGGCCGAGCTCGCCAAGGCGTAG